In the Pecten maximus chromosome 5, xPecMax1.1, whole genome shotgun sequence genome, GCCCATGTCCGTTTTGCTCTTAGAACCTCCTTTGTGTATCGGTATGATCAAACCCCTTTTCCAAACGTCTGGACAGTGCTGGAGAGATAACACATGATTGAACAATTTCACTAACGATAAAATAAGACGACGACCGCCATATTTCAAGTGTTCATTCTGGACGCAGTCGATACCTGGGGCCTTACTGCATTTTAGAGAGCGGATAGCAGCTTCAACGTCAGGAAATGTGATTCTACAGTCTAATTGATCAAAAAGTGAAATCACTTTATCAGTGGGTGATGGAGTACTGTCGTCAGGGTGTCCACAATAGACCGAGCTGAAGTACTCGGCAAAGGCGTCGGCAATGCCTTCCGGGGTTCTCACAACCTCGCCATTGTGAACCACAGAGCTACAACACGTCTTAGACATACCCTTTAGCTTCTGCAATGCCTTCCAGAATAGTCTATTATCGCACTCGGCGGATTTGTTTAATTCGTCGTGAAGAGTTTGCCGATAGCTCTCATAAGCTGCTTTTTGAGTACGTCTGAACGCTCGTTTAGCAGACTTATAGTGTTTAAATGAATCAAACTGGCTTCCACGCGGTCTACCATCCATTAACCAATAACGTCTTGCATGACGCGCAGCGCGGTGTGCTTCTCGAACCTCTCGCGTCCAGTATGGCTTCCGATGAGGATTGAAATTAGCTAAAGGTATATGTACGCGGGCACAGTTAATAATAGCGTCCGTAATACGGCTGCAGTAATTATCAACGTCACTCGAACTAGAAACTTCGAATGTACCTAGAGCCTCAAGTGAATTGTTTAAACTCAGTTGGAAATTAACCAAGTCGTGTATTGATGCGCTCTTCCATTTCAGGTTCGGTATATGGATCGCAGGACGAAAACGCTTTACAGAAGGCAACACTACATTGGCTATAATTACAAGGTGATCTGACGTAATTGACACGTCATCAGAATCGAGAATAGAGCATTCCGTAACGCATTCAAGGTGTGAGTCCTGGATAAGGATATAATCGAGTGTCACTTCTGTAGGTACAAAGGTAAAATGAGATCCAGTTGTCTTACTCGATTTGTTAATAGCAGTCAAGTTACATTCTGATATGAATGTATGTAGCTTTGATTGCTTCTGTCTGGCGACAGAAGACTTCGGCCTGGTATCGTATTGGGCATTGAGGTCACCTGCCACAATTACCTCGCCCATGTTCGAGTAATAGTAGACGAGATCGGCAAGACACTCGATTTCACGTGAGTAGTCTTGCATGTTACTGTCGCTCGGCAAGTAAGTTCCAAGAACGAAAACCGGACAATCATTCCGACGATGAATTGCTATACCGGCAATTCTATTTGTTGATGTGAAATGGAGTACAACAAACTTTTATTCACAAGAATAGCAAGACCAACACTTCCACATAATACATCGCGCTTTCCGTCATGGCCAGGGAAGGCACTGAAATCAGCACTGACAGAACTTGGAAAGTCTATGCAATTTGGAGGGAGTCTGAGCTCCGTGAGAATCGCAATGTCACACCTCGTAGAATCTAGTAATCGGTTAACACACAGGGACGAAGAGATGGGACCTCTAACGTTCCACGTAAGAATGGTGAGCTCCATAATGGTTAAAGTGTCTGTGAGCAAAAGGACACTACACAAAAAGATGcaaattaaaaataacataaagAATTGTTTTTTCATATGTGGGAAATATTTCACTCAGTTCTTTTGTCAAAcattcttttcttttctcaGCCTCCCTTACAGTTTTCAGTCGTTTCCACTGCAACTTTCTCTCTGTCTACATATACACTTTATACTCTTAGTAAGACACATAAAAAAATCCCGATCGGAACACTATCCTGCTGCCTTAGTATTTGCAAATCTAAAACAAAGAATGCACTACAACAAATTGAGAGAGAAAGGGATCTTATGTGCTCTATGTAATCTGAAAACTCTGCAGTTTTTGAAGTTTATGTGGACACCTTTAAAAATTATCATAAcagatattatcattttattagcTCTGTTTTAAAACCAATTGGTCGTGGGCTGCTCCGAGATCCCCGCTTTATTTTCTTCAATGTTCCACGCCCTCTAAACAGTTAATCCTAAAATTTCATTTAGAAAGTCGCGAAAATTTAAAGTAGAAAAAATGTGATCCTGAAACTTCCACAATCTGATGAAAATACACCATTTTATCAAGAGCTTCTTGGGCGGAAACCAGATCCATGCCGTTTTCTTTTTAGTACACGTTAAAAGAATTAATGATGAAAACACCATTCAGAAGAAAAAAAGCATGGCCCCAGACTCCCCGCCTTATCTTCTTGACCCTAGAACAGTTAATCATGGACAAAATATCCTGAAGATGAAACAAACAACTAAAACTCACAgaattttataataatacacCACTTTTGTTGAGAAGTCCCCAACCTGtgcggcccccagacccctgCCTTGTTTCCTTTCTTACGTACAAAAATCAggtttaaaaaaagaattaaaataaaaaaaaacaaagaaacacactgtaaatatagataatatataccatTGATCACTTTCTTAGAATACATGATTTTGCACCATCTCTTGGATAGATCCTGGGGCCCCCAGACCCTTCGCCTGAATGATTTTTCTCCTCCCTTGTCTTTCCGCCTGCCAGTGACATCTAAGTTGTGAACTAACTATTGTCTGCAGCGCCTTAGGCCTATTTTTATGACCCCTTAATATGCAGCAATACATTCTTGTAAGAATTCTTGAACTTGTCaaaaaatggaaacaaaatgCTAATTCAATGCCGATTTGGCAATAAGGCCAACTTTTGCACGCTGTAGTATAACTTAAGATAAATATTTGAAAGAATGTACGGTACTTTTCTCTAGCTTCTAAATATATAAAGAGGTTATCAAGTTTATTCACAATATAAAATGTGATAATGGATTGCACTGGCTAGATTTGCAGTCCAAGTGTTAATATACCGTCTCGTGCTGGTCACGTCTCCACGTGGATGTAACTGCTAATGCAACGTACTTAAGTACTAATTGagagcaaacaaacaaatccatCCATAAAAATCAAGTAGAACTTATGCATTAATGCtagaattatttttatatactcATTTACATATTCCACGGTTTAGATATTTTTAAGCACAAGAGCAATATTAACTACTTACACGTAGaagatatcaaaaatatcaaatgcttTTCAAAAAGTGAAACCATCCACCCTGAAGATCACGGAAGACGTAGTCATCAGCTGTCATACATAGGACAACCAAACTACTGAATGTCTGTTACAAAGTGAAAACATTAACCCTGAAGGTCAAGGAAATAAAACCAAGAAAATGTAAGGACTTTATTTTAAAAGGCTTTGGTTTTGGCGATAGAGTTGATAGTTCGCCCAGATACGGGCGATACGGGCTGCTTACATATGTAGCTTGATGTCACAAAAAGTCTGTGGTCTAGTATCGTTACTGTGTCCCGGTTTGCATGCGATGACTTCAAATAGAAAGAAACTCAAAGGTTATTCGCAAACTATAAACTCATTTTAACATGGAATTCATGCCTAAGCAGACGTAACTCGCTAAATCGCGGACATAACAGCGAAAAAAAActcaaaagaaataaaaataaaaataaataaaacaccTACTTGGAATAATGGTCAGTTTAATCCGCTTCAACAGCCTGTCCTTGTAACTGAAAGGAAACATTCTCACTTTAAACACCTTCATCATGATACACATCAATTTgcttacatatacatatatcccATTCCGTTTTGATACTGCCAAGCTGATTGTCTGCATTTCTTAGTAAGATTCATCAACATTCAATTACTTCTATCAGTGtatacaaacaaacagacatTTACATGCAGATGATATgtaatcataatatatatacattgtaacttgGTATATCAAGTCTATTTTTCCAGCAAACGTGTAAatttaagttacaaaaaaaaatgatatgaaaatatGTTGTTGTCATCAATTGCATCCTCGAAATAGCATACCTTACATCATTTGTGTTAATTAAATTTCCACTTACCTGAGTATTTTCGATGTATTTAGGTCAAAATGCAGATCATTATCACGGGAATATTTAAGCCAGCTCGTACATGAAAGGGACCTTGGCTTCCCGCAGAAAAAAGATATGTTGTAATTTTCCTTCGTAAGGTTACATAAGCCTCCGTATCTTTTTTCCAGCCAGTTAGACTTTGATGCTGCACATAGTGTCATCTCAGTTTTATTGCCATTTGAAAATGTTGCCTTTATGAATTGATAAGCTCCACGCTCATGCACGTAGTTGGTATATAAACCGATTCCTTCTTTTGTGTTTGTGACAgtcaatttcaaaataacatttcCTGCCCAAAACGCCATCACATGACCTGTGTAATTTCCGTTCATATGGTCGACTACGTGACCAGCCACAGCGGAGGTTCCTTTTGCATTTCGAAGCCAAATATTGAGTAGGTCGCCTCCCTGAGTCAAAGACTGATTAAAACCATTATAAAGAGATATTCTGATGGTGAGTTTTGAACCAGCTATTAAAGACCCTGATTTCCTGTCAATCTCTACCACAGAAAAACGAGGATCATAAAGTTCCTTAAAACTTTGCACTCTCTTTATCTGACGATACTCAAGATAGCGATCCAGAATATTCCTTGAAATAGCCGCCATCGGCGATCTCAATATAGTCTTCATGACAATTTTGCTTTTGGATTGTATGATTTCGTCTTTAAAAGAATGGACAGTTCCTGCTCgtgtttctttgatatatccTTTCGATGAGGTTAAAGACACATTCTGTCTGCCAACGAAATAGCAACACAACaacaatttatttaaatgtgtaaTTCTTAAAGAATACACGCTATAttgacattatgatatattaaacaataaaatgacATTAGATAAAGTAACTGATTGATTAcatattctttcttttttaactCGATGTCTGGCagtgtatataaatgatatggCAACGTCACTGATTAAACAATCGAAAATGAAAGCATGAGATATCAATGCTATGTCGCTGGTTTAAAGCAATGAATAGCACCCAAATTTGCCTACTAGAGTTTTGACACGCCGGAGAGGGCTCCCACAATTTGACTTCTCCAAACCTCGCCCCGACGGTTTCTTTGGTACAAGATTTACTACTTTGCACTGTACATACCAGAGAGGGTCCCAAAATGTTGATATCTCTAAACCTCACCCCGACTGTTACATTGGTACGGATTTACTACTTTACACTGAACCTGGTATggttaaaatattaaaaacatgcATGTATACATTGTTTGGATATTATGAGAGTTTTGTGAtcacaaacttttttttatttcataagtGGTCAAGTATGATTTTCGACCTTTAATAACTCATCACAGTAAATTTATTGAATAACTGctcaaatattgtttatttttgagcaatttgtaaaatgttttaacaCCAGGTGGCGTGCGGATATCGTATTAGATATTCTTTATTTTTGAGATTTTGAACTTACATTTTGGTAACATCATTAATTGTTGGGAACTGTGGGATCCGAGACATGATATGTACGGGGATGAGATTCAGCCACTGTAACCTGTAGGAGAAGTAACGAGGACAGGGTCCATTATGTTCATATCCTGTAATATAGGCACCATAGaactaaataaaaaatggaGTATGGGTTTAACCTTTTGGGAAGAAGATGTAAAAGGAAAGCTTGCTGATTGGATATTCAGGCAGGcgagagaagtttccaaaatTTGATGTGCGGGCTTGGGAATACATGTCAATATAATCTAGTTTGCTTTTGTCACGGGGAGTTCATTATAGACCTTTTCGTGGTTATTTTCGCACCTGCACATAAACACTTCCGGAAGGCAACCCGCTGGTAAACAATATGGCGAGCCGCGAATGTTTGAAAAATCACTCGGCACACAATACGGATTAGACCACAGGGccacgtcactatcgtatcgttttgtaaacacttgGTATGTCTACTCTACGACTCTCAAAGAAGAAGGCTGATATTATTAATGATATTCTAATTTCGGGTCTTCTAATGCACCGGAGTCAGCTCTAACTCTACTGTAGGGCTACACTTCTACAGTAGTTGTCAAACAATTAACAGAATAGAGAAGAGGGCATTATTACGCTACCCCAGTATGCTGTCGTTTATACAAAGGATGGTTCAGTCAAAAGAGCGAGTGATGTTGGCAATTTCAAAGGCGTGGACATCGACAGAGCCGTGAAACACAGTGCAGGAGATGTcagtatttcatttcatttcaacaaattttattatacaagatgttatagtacaaagggatttgacaacaggctttgcctatatcagtcttctcccacataaatgacattttgataatataatattgatagaatTTTTCTAGACAAATTGAACAATAGAACTATATAATTAGggttatttataacatttgcacatacactcatacactcatacacacatcattgtaatattttaagtAGTCATTCATAGTTTAATGGAATAGTTTATAGTTGAAAAGTATCAAAagttcaggaaatatttttatttatatacgtaaacattatatatatatatatatatatataaaatggataattatacaaaattctCAAAGAGAATTAAAACCTTCTCGAATTAGTTATAAATCTTTCTACATTACTTAATACAAATTTGTTAATATCAAGTGAAAGTTCATAGTTACCACATGTTAATAAGTTAATATGTATAAAACcaacttgtataaatatgtcatgtataAAGTGCCTTATATGGTTGTAATTTGGACAATAGAAGAAGTAATGCTCTAGATCCTCAGAGTAATAACCACAGGAACAGGCTGAATTTGGAATTAGATGATCTATTAATCTGTGATAATTTAAGTTGCTAGCAGAGTTTCTTAAAAGagtgatatttaattttctagGTGAGCATAGTTTAAATAAATGAGTAGTATCAGTGTTTAAAGGTCTATTTCTAttaatttagatttaaaaatatggaatgaagtgcagtaaggaggagataacagagttatcgttccttacggaacgtaatgtatacacggctacttctgcctattttgccggatatagtcgcgatttgagggcaaagaaaactgtccgtaacttcttgatgagactttccacacttgtaaaactcggtgtgatctacgtcctgaaatattcggtatatctgggaaaaatctagttatggagatatttggggccaaacacgccaaaatcgtcattttgactaagagtttctgtttaaaccgccctcaaaattcgaaaaaaaaatccagaaacatatacaatgcacatataagtagataaatgtttcctggaGAAAatcgtctgtttagtttttcgatatctttatcagtacggtcacaatattgttttgaaaatgccctattttttcgaccttctcagtatttttccactcgacaggggtattttgctacagcagacgatcgcatgttttgatgacgtaacgcccaacctgaactcgtcacgaaagtttgttgtgAAAGCGCCGGTTGATTGAAGTGCTCGGTGAGCTGGGTTCAGTTGTATTTTATTGTCACTGCCAgtttatattgctatttttcaatatcaaaggcaatgctccagaatatagatgctttgtcacgatcattgtatgtcgcttttcacaaacatgcatgcgaaaaatcaacccggcgttcagaatgtcaagcaaattcccgaagcctcgtaggcctaacgctgacggtaagtaaacttgtttgttaacgttgatgtaaacagacgacggtaaatatgcacg is a window encoding:
- the LOC117326822 gene encoding NXPE family member 3-like — protein: MCRRPLAKWFLAVAIMGTFFVTLQWLNLIPVHIMSRIPQFPTINDVTKIQNVSLTSSKGYIKETRAGTVHSFKDEIIQSKSKIVMKTILRSPMAAISRNILDRYLEYRQIKRVQSFKELYDPRFSVVEIDRKSGSLIAGSKLTIRISLYNGFNQSLTQGGDLLNIWLRNAKGTSAVAGHVVDHMNGNYTGHVMAFWAGNVILKLTVTNTKEGIGLYTNYVHERGAYQFIKATFSNGNKTEMTLCAASKSNWLEKRYGGLCNLTKENYNISFFCGKPRSLSCTSWLKYSRDNDLHFDLNTSKILSYKDRLLKRIKLTIIPSANGDLDYPMPKTPCKDLPPALTWNSTVPSGFLHRGKYHNLICRQTVDPSCEKYRTCLKDRHVISIGDSTTRQWFIRLATVLGISGSIGIPSNKVWQKFARAYNHTMGLDTEWQPHELPFFGWNANRKNNKSVANRLDRIPSSSAAIVIIHWYAHIAACCDHIALRQRVRNAKAAMTRLLERSPNVQIFIKGPHLVTYAHALAPFKYIGMFVEQVLLEELSNFTDRIIYLDQWDMSVATENIDIHPDSTLDDLSLNNLINFACKLH